AGTGTATTAAGGAGCCTCACAGCATTATCTCATTGAATTAACTTAAATGCAAACTCAAAACCTGCCCGGGGAATAAGAAAAGGCTGTGTATACACATTCATGGTAAAAGATTTTTTATATGATATGAAGTTACAATGAAAGATGACCATCTCTAATTCTCTGTGtctaatatttatgattgataTGTGGTTTGATCTCATTTCCTGTTTTCATTACGGCTTCCAAACTGTTTAACCGGTCCATTTTTccatttactctctctctctctctctctctctatgagaCATGCGTGGGTCCAAGCTTTGACTACTGTATTATGTAGTCCTGACGTTAACAATTCAAGGTCTGTCTGACTCTTACCGGATTCACCGCTGCAGGAGGTCCCGCTCATGCACGTTGATGGGGGGCCgctaaaattctctctctctctctctctctctccactgcATGTTGAACTTCTTGAAGGATGATTAGTTGTTGCAATTTCAATATCACTTCAAGCATATACAAAGTAGTTGTCAATCTCTACAGCCACATCATAAACTCAGCAGCATATAAAACCAAATTAAGCTGAACATAAGTTTCTCCTTTGGTTTCATACATAAAAATACACGAGAGCTGGGTAGAGGATGTTATGCAGCACATCAAGAACCCTTAAATTATCATAGCACGTCTGCTTTTCCTCATGaaacacgtggtcaactttaAGCAAGCGACCGAGTGGCAAAATAATAGAAACTTTGCGCTTCAAGATGTTCTGAAATATCTATTTGGTTTCCACAGCTCAGTACAAGTGCATCCATCTTAAGTGGCGTGGCAACTTTCAACTCGCACAATCCCCCGCAAGTGCTTTGGTATGGCCCTGAACCGGATGATTGCTTCTACTAGATCGAGGAGGGTGAATTAATTCTGGTCTAACATGTAGAGATTATGTTAGGACTTGAGattgacaaagaaaaggaagtgcATGTTGGACGTCAATTGCCTATCATATATGTTGGCTTTTCAAAGGCCAAGTGTCTGCTCATCCAACAACTAGAATTCTACCTTATTTATAGTGATCTACTTAACGTGTTCTTCGAACACATAACACATAGCCAAAATCTTCTCATGTCACTTTGAATTTGTACTTCACAATTCTGTCATTTCTAGaccattaaaaagaaagatagtGACACCCGATAATATATATCGTTAAGTAtagaaataaatagaaaacCTGATTCTAAAGTTAAGGAAATAATAAGAAAAGAGTCATGTACAAAATAAAGATAAGGGTACGATattctatatttattttatccCAAGTTCCAATAGGTCTCAATATGTATGACTTActcacaaattttcaaattaatcacATTCTTACCTAAATAGATGAGCCAAGGACTGAGATAACTGGAGACACCATAGGACAATACGTGATGGAAGATACGAAATCTAGTAGGGATAAGAACACACGAGAAGACTTTTAATTGCCATTTTCTGTATATAGTGTACAACTTCTGACTGTTTGCTTAACCTGTCTAGTCCCTCTTCATATTAATTGCCATTTTGGAAGGAGAGCGGCACgggaaaaataaagagaaaaatgaacagaaacaaaacCCCAAAAATGATTGGATTGTCTTATCAGGACTAgatctttctttgttctttcctaatttgaaattattataaTCTTCTCCAAGTCACCTGTTTTCCCATCAACGTGATGGATAAGGAGTGGTCTAATCTAAATCCTATCTCGCTGCCCTTGTAGCATCAAATCATcatttggctctctctctctctctctcttccctcagTGTACGTTTATGTAGCTCGGTCATACTTGTACGTCGTACCTACCCCCCCAAGGGTGACGTCATTTCGCGAGCATATAAAAGGCTTCGCGTGTTCTAGCCTCCTAATATACGCCCCCAAAAATATGTGGAATGAATATGCACTGTTTTCAAGGTTTTTCGAAGAAACAAAAGTAGAAGTCCAAGAGCAGGTCAAAGAACATGCTTTGCAGAGAGCGATGGGAGCAAGCGAGATACGTTCACAGGTGGGTAATGCGAGAGTGATTTGACTTGAGAGAGTAAGCAAGTCCAAGCGCCCAACAGTCGTGCCTAGACTGAGGTTTATGCTACCCTAAACTCTAGGGAGGAAGATGGTTCCACTCGCGACAAAATTTTGATTCCCAACGTAATGACAACGAGAAGTGAGCTGCAAATATTTTGGGTTTCGTTTTGTGCTTTCAGGAGATCCCTGGGAACAATTAACAACAAATCTCACGGTTCAGGAAACCAGAAGAAGAAAACGGAAGAATAGAGCATTCCCTTTCAACAGATATAAAATTCTGTATCTGTACCTACAGAATTGGAGGGATTATGAAAGATAAATACACAGATTAAAAATTGCTTGTATTCCCGTGTCACTGAGTATAACTGATCGATGAATAGGAAAATTATACATGGTCATCCtttgtttttatatatatatatgtcaataAGCATCCGGGACAAGTCTTGGCAATCCACAGAATCAGGATGGCAGATCTATAAACCCAGAAAGTAGACTTCCTGAATATTTCATTGGACAAAAGGCAGGTAAAAGCAACTCAAGTGCACATGCTCTTTAGGTTCATCGCTCGACCCGACTTTCCTTGATCAAGAGTAATACAGCCACAATGACAGGAGTCGATATGATGCCTAGAGCTTCAACGATGTTGGGTCTCGTGATCTCGGGGAAAAGGATGCTGCCGTACTTTATTATAGCAGCACCAGCAATAGAACCAGCTCCTAATTTCCAAAGGTAGTTCACATCCTCCTGCTAACAccgcaaaaagaaaattatatttagaatCAAATGCAGCTTAACAGATGAATATCAAATGCTTATATGAATTCTAAAAATTGTCTGTTGTTCGCTACCTTATCTTTCCTAGAACTAACGATATCCCCACAGACTCGCAGTTCACCCACCACACTTAATGGAAGACTAATTCAaactttattttcatttgactATATCTGAAATGTAGAAGCTGAGCCACCTtaccgacaaaaaaaattgattctctGGTTTTCTATATTATGCTCGACCTTAAATGTAACAGCATAAAGAACCTCACTACTTTCCAAGTCCTTCCCTTCAAAGAAAGCCCAAGCACCTTATGCTGTCAAGCGATGTCGAGCTCTGGGAAAACAGTACACCCAGGCCGGCAAGAAACTATGCAGAGCCTCGGACAAACCTCTAACTGACTATTCTCAGTCACTCTTTAGCTAACAATAGTTAATGTAAATGTACAGCAGGAACTCTCATCTCTAATCTTCCCGTTGTCCCATGAGAATGCTTCCTTCGCCATTACCGCCCCCTTTCTCCTCCACTTAATCAGTTTATGGCACTACCTCTTTGGATAGTAGCATCGCATACATATCTTCggttattaaaataaaaactaacagtAACCCAACTTGcctagataatttttttcaattgtgaTAATGGGTTCTGTCTGATCCGTACCTAAGCGCAAGAGTTATCAAGTCGTGGAGTCAGGGGGGAAAGGGCGAAATTTGGAATGATCAAATGGCCATGAGCATTCTTTTAGGGCTGTAGACTGCACGCATAGAAATTCGAACCCGGGTTTCTCAAAAACAATGCCATAACAGGGAGGATCTCGCCAAGATGGCCTCTTTCTCACAGTGAAAGTAGTGATGGAGGTTTAAAATTCCTACCTGTTTCGGACACTGAACCGAAAAAACCGTAGCTACTTTTCAATCAAGAACATGACATATAGCGGTCAGTTTTTttcctgctctctctctctctctctgtttcagCTAACAAAACTAACTCCCACCTCACAAAACTGCAATTACAAATTTAGAAATTACAACCTTAAATTCAAGTCGCCAGAATTCCCAATTGACCTCAAATTTCTTATACTGAGATAATTTCGACCTTCAGCACCCCCccgccccaaaaggaaaagaaaaaacaaaccaCTTCAGACAACATAAATTCTAGAGTTTTCAGAAACTATGCGCAATTGCAAAGTCCGGTGGCAAATATGGTtcagagggagggagagagagagtaaccTGGGAGATGTACGAGTCCCCAAAGCTTGAACCTTTATCGTCACTCTTGGGACCATTAGCAGCGAAAACACGACATGACCTCCTTATCCTCGTCGTCGTCGGAATGATGGGGTTTTGTCCGAAACCCTTGACCGTACTTGAGGGTCGTTGGCTGTGGATGACGACGGAATTACGCCGGGGGCATCCGCAGAAATTGGTGTAGACCGCAGCTTCCATAGCCATTGCCTTCTCTCTGCAACGACAGCACTCCGATAACGTTTTAGAGCCCAGTGAGCAGGATGACGAAGGCCCAGTAAGGTGATTTGTACGGTCGGACCGGAAGAACCGGTTTTTCGTTCCAACTCCGTGTTGATCCTTGATATTTTTTCGTTGTAGTTCCTTTTCAACAGCTCAATTTGTATATGAACTTCTGTACACAATGAACCTTTTAATAAAGTTTACAGAAATATTAAAACTAAATAAACCTTCTTCCATAGTTTCGCATGTTTATTCCTATTCCTCCACTTTTAGTTTTGAAGATGTATCAAACACCATATTTGTCCAAAaatgttagaataattaattcTATAATCATGGAAATAGATTTTGCAAAAACACCCATGGAATCAATTAAAATTGCATCGATCATGTGAATTCGTGCAATTGAGTTGTTATGTCAAAGTCAAGCTCATGAATATTTTAACCAGATTTTCAAATCTAATATGCATATTCACATCGGTTATTTACATCAATtgtcttattaataatatttcaacaTGATAAAAATGTTTCTCACAcaaaaataagaggaaaacCTCATCAACTTGTATTGAGTTTTGAGTAATATAGTATTTGAGCTCGACTTCTCCTCGATAAATCCATATAATGTTAAAATTATGTTCTCGTGAATGAATCGTCACTTCTAATGCAAAATGGAAATACCAGTGAATCAAAGCATGGAAACTGGAGAAGAGTCTATCGGGCGAGATCCAATTTTCAAATATCTATGACTAATCATCTAATGTATCAAGGCTCTGCCTCTTTCGACTATAGCTCGAGATGAATGGGTAGAAACGAATCGTATAAATCCACGGGGCGACACAAAGAATCTTCGTTGCCCGAGACGACACTAATGGTGATGGAACGGATCGAAGTTATGAGCATTCACGTGCTCCGACACGCACGTGAATCCATGTTTCGCAGTTTCCTGATTTGCTTATGAACCGCCCATCAGTGTGCCGAGAATGAATGCATCCGGACAGTGTCGTCTGCAGTCAGACATGCGTCTTCTCTCCGGGACAGTCTCGGTTGATGAGCACAGTTCACTGTCCCAGAGACAAAAGTGGTTCCCAACATTACTTGGACTGCCTGGAAAGATGAGGTGATCTCTACCTCGATGGCCCCCCAAAACCAGAAGAGGTGATCTCTCTTATTCATGGAAGCAAACCGCTTATGTTTTGAGTATTTTGGTAGTTCATGTTTCCCATATAAATGATCTTATCTGGCTAATAAACTTAGTAGAGTATTTCATGATTTTGGGATTCATTACTTTTTGAAGTGAGCTTTCTAATtctcaagaaaattttcataatttggcTCTGGATCCGcgaatttttccttttaggaTCCAAAATGACATCACGGGCTTACATTAACCAAGGACTTTTGGACATCAACGAATGAGATAGGGGCTACACTCCTTAAGTTATTGTCGAATCTTCATTAATAGAAATAGGACAAGAATAGGACAAGAACCAAATAGGATGATATAATAATGCATGGTAATCATTAAAAGACCAACCGTAAAACTATACTTCGCATGAGATTTGGTATAAGCACAATTTTTTTGCCAGTGAACAAACTTTGGTAGGGTTAGTTATTTAACTAAAGCTTGTTACGTTGAacattacaattttattttagcTCTAACAAGCTGATAAAAGAAACATAGAAGCTGCACATAATTTACAAACAAGAATGTCCAACGGTATACAACTCCTTTCTTTCAAACGACAACTCTCTTCGTTGCCAAGCCCTTCCTTTTGCTCTTAATTCCAAAAGGAGTGACCTCCTTCTGGCAGGAATCGGAGCCGTGCAAACTCGTCGCGGCAAATATCGACGGAAGTAAAAATACTCGGAGCTCAGATGGGGTCCCTCGAGGACTTGGACCTTGGCGAAACCCGGTCGCCAGTCGTCGCTGCCGGCGAGCTTCAAGTAGAGGTAACAGACCGGCGACTCGACGCATTCGCCGACGACGCGGACCTCGTCCACCGTGCAGGCTCGGAACGCCTTCTGGGGCACGTCGTCGAGGGGACCGTCGGGCTGTAGGGGATCGAGGGTGCGGAAAGGCTTGGCATTGAGGCGACGGACGACGATGTCAGTGGAGTTGGTGTCGCCGAACCGGACCGCCACGTGGTTGGAGGTCTCGGCCCCGTCGGCGCACGTCGTTTCTATGGTTATGGCGTAGGTGCAGTTGTTCTGCTGCAATCAAGAAGACGTGACGTAAAACCGAACTCCTCGGATTTAGATTTACCCATGCTGCAGTGGGCTTTTGCATTTGACGTCACACACGCAGTGAACTAATTTTACCTTGTTTTGGGAGGCGCGGGTTTCGTTTCCCGCAGCTGCTAAAGCGAACAGGAGGACGCAGCCGGTGAAGAACCATGATTTGCAGAACCTTCTTAATCCTTCCATGGCCATGTTCGCGAGTCCAAAACATGAGCACCGCCTGCTCGACTTATGTACAGCCTGAAAAGAGAACACCCAGATTCTTTCCTTCTCGAACGTACAAAGGCGAAATGTTCTGTTTGGGCACTTTAATCTTTAGAACTGCCTAATTCCTTCACCATCACTTATGCTTCATTAGATCTCTTCTGGTTTAATTCTCCCTTGATCAGAGACTAAAGTATCTTTCGCTATATTTTATTCACATTCATCGGATCGTGTTAAAGTTTAAAGCCcttcttttaattgaaaaatcactTTACTCATGAAAATGAATATTAACATCACCTTGGAAAACCTGTCGATTCTGGTTTCCCAGAAACTCAATATGTTCTTAGTCACGTAACTAGCTAAACTTCGTGAACAAGTCAGTTGGCAAACTCCATTTCTGGTCAGATTGAATTCGAAAGCTTTAAACCGCGATCGACATGTATAGCAACGTCACTTTTCTTATTAAACAAACTCTTGATTGAATCAAAGTTGTGGCAAAACTCCTATGTTCATAATTCGCACTCATGACAAGAACTagctcaacttttttttattgccAAAGCAAACAATTGAAATATGCAGTAAATATTTTGAGGataaattgtccaatcaatcttgaatttattgcatagatatcaattcaatcatataaaccttttaattttgtcaatttagtcataaatatttattCGAAATTCCAATATATTCCCTTCGGACAATTTTCCCTTGAAATTACTAACGTGGCGGTGTGCCAGATAAGATGATTAGCAATAACTAGACTGACATGTCAACGATTTCgggaaaaaataaactaaaaggAGTCTATTGGAATTTATcataaagatttaaaactaaattgacaaaattaaaatatttaaaattgaattgacactcATACAATAAACTTATGGccaattagataatttttcccatAATTTGACAATCCTCATGCTAATTGACTACTCATTTGTAAATTGACCCCTAactcactatttttttttttttttatctgtgaGTTGATTATAATCACAACCAATCCTCTTGCGAGAGTATACTAGAGCTGTTCAACATGACATCTCTATGCAAACTAAAATCTGCGAAATTACTAGGACGCAAATTTGTGTTATAACGAAGAAGTTAAGGATCTTTGCATCAATTGGGACATCAAACCATGCGAGACAGTATTTTAATATTGGGAACATGCAAGGATACTGTAGAAGAGCCTGAATTTGGGGAAGGGGAGATCCTCCAACCCCATGAAAAAGAGAGATTGTACCAGAAGGGGGGTAGGTGATAGGGTTTAGATCAGTAACGGGGAGACCAGTTGGTCCAATTAGATTGTCACTTTCACATATATCGTGGCGATCCATGAAAGCAAAGTGAGACCTCCTTCTTCTACATGCCAGACAATACATTTCAGCAGATTTTTCAATGCAATGCGTGAACATGTGAGATGGCACATGATACCCTTGGCATGGAAGCTACAGCAGTTAGCTCCTTTGCTTGAGCCAAAATCGTGTCCTCTTAGGTTGTCCCACTATTCATCCATGACCTGTTACCCTATGAAAACGAAAATAGACTGTCCACAAAACCCCCCATCTAACTATTAAAACGACAGCTTTGATGGCTGCACCCTGTTGTTTCTTTATGACCACGTTAAGCCGGCCTTGAACAGCAAAAAATGTTAGTATACGTCCCAATCCGAGGACCTGCCATGCATGCTTCAATGTTGATCTACTGAGTTTACATTCAGTAAACAGCCTGGATTATCCACAGCCTAAAACCATAATgatggtggtaaaaaaaaaaatctaaccgTAGTTATGTCGACGTAAGGTCAATTTTCACCTCTCATGCACAGGTTATATTCATTCTTGATGTTTGATTTGTGCGGTTATGTCaaattctttcttgatgttGATCTTCACCATCATCCCCCCTTAAGATTTTTATCTCAGTGATTCTCTTGTGGTTCAATATAGCAAGTTGCTTTGCTCTCAAGAAATAGCTAATTAGTAAACATTGTATAATACTATATATGTAACGAAGAAAACGTTCTCAAGATCGACTTTCAGATTTCCACCAAGAAATAAACTTTTGGCTACTAACTTCTGACTGATCAACTAAAGATATTCTCACGAGGGTGAGAGTTTACTACTGCAAAATATGGACTTTGGAAGGAGATGTAACAACAATCAGAACCTTCCACAGATAGCAAAGCAGCAACCTCAAATTTACTAGTTAGATTCAATATTTGGTCACTGGTTCTTGCTAAATATGAGACAAGAATATATTACTTTTGCCCAACATGGGAAGTTTGACTTGAAGGGGAAGGAGGTCAAAAGTGGATTGTCTTTGACATCACTCTAAAGTTGTTCTAACAACCGATGATATGGAGCTGTGCCAGCTTCTCTTTGTAATAAACTATGCATTTTCACTACCAGGTTAGCTAGGAACACTTGCGTATATATACTCTAGGAGATTGATCATGCTGAATCCACAAGCAGTTCAGACTACATCGACAAGTTTTCTCGACTTTTACATCCAACTGTTTGCTCTGTTCTGCTGAAAGAGAAATGCGGTTGAGCAGAGAGAAAATGGGTGCTTCTTTCCTCCAGTCATGTCCCCTTGCCGGTTTCTTTCTCGTCGCATTATTTGCTTCATGCTTCTTTCCTGATCCTGCTCTTGTCGCTGGTGAAGGCATGACCAGACATTACAAGTTCAATGTATGCACATGCCCCATGcctaatatcatttttcatgaacCGTGTATACAATCTATACATGGACTTGTATGTTGACGATTCCTATTGAGATTGTTTCTTTATAACCATGTTAATTTGTGTTCGGCAGGTCGTGTTGCACAATGTGACGCGTTTGTGCCACACCAAAAGTATGGTAACTGTAAATGGGAAATGGCCAGGCCCTCGAGTCGTTGCTAGAGAAGGAGATCGACTTCTAATTGAAGTGGTTAATCATGTCCCGAACAACATCTCAATTCACTGGTATGATAATTACGCCGAGTTGATAGCCTACAAGTCATTGTTAATTAATGTGGTCAATAGAGAGGCACTTTCATAGCCTAGTCCTAGGTTctactttttctcttgttttgagGCTTCTCTGCCAATAGGTTACTCCGACCAGGAGATGACACGGGATCAAGCCAGCCCTTGGCCTTGATGTAGTCAACAGAGGCACTGTCATAGTCTTGTCGTAGGCTGTTGTAGAGGATTAAttcccttcctttctttttcaaacaAAACAGGCATGGCATTCGACAACTTCGATCAGGATGGGCAGATGGTCCTGCATATGTGACTCAATGCCCGATACAAACTGGCCAGAGTTATGTGTACAACTACACCATTGTAGGCCAAAGAGGCACTCTTTGGTGGCATGCGCATATATCATGGCTACGGTCAACTCTCTACGGTCCTCTAATCATCCTTCCCAAGCATAATGCTTCTTACCCATTCATCAAGCCTCATAAAGAAATCCCCATCATCTTTGGTAATGCATTAGAGATGAGATTGATCCAAGCTCAACATTACTTTAATATTACTTTTCTATGTACCGAGAATCTAACTAAGGCTATAAAATTTCAGGTGAATGGTTTAATTCAGATACCGAGGCAATCATTAATCAGGCACTAAAAACCGGTGGAGGACCTAATGTTTCCGATGCCTATACCATCAATGGACTTCCAGGACCATTGTATAACTGCTCTGCCAAAGGTATCACATCTTGCATTGTGAATTATGTGAAAATCTCATTTCCATAGAAATTTGAGAAACATACAATTGAAAACTAATGGAGCAAATATTTCACCAAATGAAATATTGCAGATACATACCGACTCAAAGTGAAGCCTGGAAAGACTTACCTTCTTCGCTTAATCAATGCTGCACTTAATGATGAGCTCTTCTTTAGCATTGCAAACCACACACTCACCGTAGTCGAAGCAGATGCTATTTATTTGAAACCCTTTGAGACCGAGACACTCCTTATAACCCCTGGACAGACCACAAATGTCCTTCTTAAGACAAAGCCCCACTACCCAAAAGCCACTTTCCTTATGACTGCAAGGCCTTACGTGACTGGTCTCGGTACATTCGACAACTCTACAGTCGCCGGCATTTTAGAATACGAACCGCCACTTAAGGAACCTCATCAATCCTTTTCAATTAAGCAACTTCCGCTCTTTAAACCAACTCTCCCACCTTTGAACGACACAGCCTTTGcgacaaattttacaaataagCTCCGGAGTCTAGCAACAGCACAATTTCCCGCCAATGTACCTCAAAAGGTTGACCAGAGGTTCTTCTTCACGGTTGGTCTCGGAACTAATCCATGTCAAGGCAACCAAACTTGCCAAGGACCAAATGGGACAATGTTTACTGCTGCTGTTAACAATGTATCTTTCACACTGCCGACCACTGCCCTTCTTCAAGCCCATTACACTGGTCAATCAAACGGAGTCTACAGCCCGGACTTCCCGAACTACCCGAAGACCATATTCAACTTTACTGGGACCCCACCCAACAACACAAACGTGGGCAATGGAACAAAACTGGTGGTCTTGCCTTTTAACACCAGTGTTGAGCTTATTATGCAGGACACGAGTATTCTTGGTGCTGAGAGCCATCCCCTTCACTTGCACGGGTTCAACTTCTTTGTCGTGGGACAAGGATTTGGCAATTTTGACCCAAATAAGGATCCTGCAAAATTCAATCTTGTTGATCCAGTTGAGAGGAACACTGTGGGTGTGCCTTCTGGGGGTTGGGTTGCCATAAGGTTTTTAGCTGATAACCCAGGTGAGAGAATCATCTTAAGAAAAACATACATAATGCAATTGCAATTGCTctgtcattttttttgtttctgaagaACATGGTAGAATCATATGGGGTCTGTTATCGGGCCTAACTTaacactttcttttttaatgatggaTGCTAATGAAAGTGATCATCATACAGGGGTGTGGTTCATGCACTGCCATTTGGAAGTTCACACCAGTTGGGGCTTGAAGATGGCATGGCTTGTCTTAGATGGAAAGCTACCCAATCAGAAGTTGCTCCCTCCACCTGCAGATCTTCCCAAGTGTTGATAGACGTCTCATTCTATCTTTTGGATTGACTTTAGCTCAatgcttttccttcttctctgtTTTCGGTTTTGCTGATTCTATTTTGTGACATATATTTGGCCTTCTTAACTGGCTAGGTAATTGGGATAGGCCAATCCTTCAATAACTTTGGGTTTTCTTGTGTGATAAGGGCTAAGCAAAGAGGTGAATAGAgggggaataatttttgtaatcaCTGCATGTTGAAGTTGCATTGCAAAGAGGCTCAATAATATTTTCAGATTATGAAAGATTCCTGCTGTTCTCTTATTCACAGTGAATTTCGACTATATAATGGCCCATTGGGTCGGAAAATCACAGCTAAAC
The nucleotide sequence above comes from Eucalyptus grandis isolate ANBG69807.140 chromosome 2, ASM1654582v1, whole genome shotgun sequence. Encoded proteins:
- the LOC104432807 gene encoding uncharacterized protein LOC104432807 isoform X3 — translated: MAMEAAVYTNFCGCPRRNSVVIHSQRPSSTVKGFGQNPIIPTTTRIRRSCRVFAANGPKSDDKGSSFGDSYISQDVNYLWKLGAGSIAGAAIIKYGSILFPEITRPNIVEALGIISTPVIVAVLLLIKESRVER
- the LOC104432807 gene encoding uncharacterized protein LOC104432807 isoform X2 codes for the protein MAMEAAVYTNFCGCPRRNSVVIHSQRPSSTVKGFGQNPIIPTTTRIRRSCRVFAANGPKSDDKGSSFGDSYISQEDVNYLWKLGAGSIAGAAIIKYGSILFPEITRPNIVEALGIISTPVIVAVLLLIKESRVER
- the LOC104432807 gene encoding uncharacterized protein LOC104432807 isoform X1 — translated: MAMEAAVYTNFCGCPRRNSVVIHSQRPSSTVKGFGQNPIIPTTTRIRRSCRVFAANGPKSDDKGSSFGDSYISQQEDVNYLWKLGAGSIAGAAIIKYGSILFPEITRPNIVEALGIISTPVIVAVLLLIKESRVER
- the LOC104432808 gene encoding embryo-specific protein ATS3A isoform X2, which codes for MAMEGLRRFCKSWFFTGCVLLFALAAAGNETRASQNKNNCTYAITIETTCADGAETSNHVAVRFGDTNSTDIVVRRLNAKPFRTLDPLQPDGPLDDVPQKAFRACTVDEVRVVGECVESPVCYLYLKLAGSDDWRPGFAKVQVLEGPHLSSEYFYFRRYLPRRVCTAPIPARRRSLLLELRAKGRAWQRRELSFERKELYTVGHSCL
- the LOC104432808 gene encoding embryo-specific protein ATS3A isoform X1; protein product: MAMEGLRRFCKSWFFTGCVLLFALAAAGNETRASQNKQNNCTYAITIETTCADGAETSNHVAVRFGDTNSTDIVVRRLNAKPFRTLDPLQPDGPLDDVPQKAFRACTVDEVRVVGECVESPVCYLYLKLAGSDDWRPGFAKVQVLEGPHLSSEYFYFRRYLPRRVCTAPIPARRRSLLLELRAKGRAWQRRELSFERKELYTVGHSCL
- the LOC104432809 gene encoding laccase-17 translates to MRLSREKMGASFLQSCPLAGFFLVALFASCFFPDPALVAGEGMTRHYKFNVVLHNVTRLCHTKSMVTVNGKWPGPRVVAREGDRLLIEVVNHVPNNISIHWHGIRQLRSGWADGPAYVTQCPIQTGQSYVYNYTIVGQRGTLWWHAHISWLRSTLYGPLIILPKHNASYPFIKPHKEIPIIFGEWFNSDTEAIINQALKTGGGPNVSDAYTINGLPGPLYNCSAKDTYRLKVKPGKTYLLRLINAALNDELFFSIANHTLTVVEADAIYLKPFETETLLITPGQTTNVLLKTKPHYPKATFLMTARPYVTGLGTFDNSTVAGILEYEPPLKEPHQSFSIKQLPLFKPTLPPLNDTAFATNFTNKLRSLATAQFPANVPQKVDQRFFFTVGLGTNPCQGNQTCQGPNGTMFTAAVNNVSFTLPTTALLQAHYTGQSNGVYSPDFPNYPKTIFNFTGTPPNNTNVGNGTKLVVLPFNTSVELIMQDTSILGAESHPLHLHGFNFFVVGQGFGNFDPNKDPAKFNLVDPVERNTVGVPSGGWVAIRFLADNPGVWFMHCHLEVHTSWGLKMAWLVLDGKLPNQKLLPPPADLPKC